One genomic region from Flagellimonas oceani encodes:
- a CDS encoding trypsin-like peptidase domain-containing protein has protein sequence MENIRKSVFKIVTASGTGSGFTVSGHDHIITNYHVIKGEKIVAVEDYKKDRHVAKVVMVNPEVDLAFLSIDGFKNVNTDISLQEEIVIANTQRIFINGYPFGMPYTITEGIVSATSQPMGSRSYIQTDAAVNPGNSGGPMLNEAGVLVGVTTSKFNNADNVGFGIKHVDLIKEMSDFGLLQNKTTYNVKCNSCDNYTDQESEFCIHCGNNMDISIWEEFEKSHFAQFVESALTDLGINPVLGRAGRDFWEFHQGSALIRIFVFKRDYLVATSPMNNLPKQNIQELLTHLLEANVAPYYLGIHQNQIYISYRVHLSDIFTDHADTVKENLKNLALKADDLDNFFADEYGCEMSIESKEDF, from the coding sequence GTGGAAAACATAAGAAAATCGGTTTTTAAAATAGTAACGGCTTCTGGAACTGGAAGTGGTTTTACAGTAAGCGGCCATGATCACATCATTACCAATTACCACGTAATCAAAGGAGAAAAAATAGTCGCCGTTGAAGATTATAAAAAAGATAGGCATGTCGCAAAGGTTGTTATGGTAAACCCTGAAGTTGACCTTGCCTTTTTGAGCATTGATGGGTTCAAGAACGTAAACACAGATATTTCGCTGCAAGAAGAAATTGTAATTGCAAACACGCAAAGAATCTTTATAAACGGTTATCCGTTCGGCATGCCCTATACCATTACGGAGGGGATTGTATCAGCGACAAGTCAACCTATGGGCAGTAGAAGTTATATCCAGACCGATGCAGCGGTCAACCCTGGAAATTCTGGTGGGCCCATGCTCAACGAAGCTGGTGTACTGGTCGGTGTGACCACATCAAAATTCAATAATGCCGATAACGTGGGGTTTGGAATCAAACATGTGGATTTGATAAAAGAGATGAGCGACTTTGGCTTACTTCAAAACAAAACCACCTACAACGTAAAATGTAATTCCTGCGATAACTATACCGATCAAGAATCTGAGTTTTGTATCCATTGTGGAAACAATATGGATATCTCCATTTGGGAAGAATTTGAAAAAAGTCATTTCGCTCAATTTGTAGAAAGTGCGTTGACAGATTTGGGCATTAACCCGGTTCTGGGACGTGCAGGCAGGGATTTTTGGGAATTCCATCAAGGAAGTGCGCTAATCAGGATTTTTGTTTTTAAAAGAGATTACTTGGTGGCAACTTCACCCATGAACAATCTCCCCAAACAGAATATTCAAGAATTGCTGACACATTTGTTGGAAGCCAACGTAGCACCCTATTATTTGGGCATTCATCAAAACCAAATTTATATTTCGTACAGGGTACATCTTTCCGATATATTTACGGATCATGCAGATACCGTAAAGGAAAATCTAAAGAATCTGGCCTTGAAAGCTGATGACCTAGATAACTTTTTTGCTGATGAATATGGTTGCGAAATGTCCATTGAATCTAAGGAAGATTTCTAA
- a CDS encoding YbjN domain-containing protein, translating to MKHVLPRFARPIKSENAPLMDVSYWSKAIDAYDAKEHRTALIETINYINSNVLKGHSSDKDIEVAQGQGSAEIRISITKDILSIKVPFVKTTEKTNKIALFRRVAEINFNPLTLAQIHLRNNALWFEYETPIELCQPYKVYDLLREISVYADNYDDEFIEKYNAEFYKEPRTTPLSEEEKEAVWQQISDILEDYNNYSLLFKEKRWNDFQWDIIVISLLKIVNIPCVHGTLRTKLEEYVNNLFNGQIDFNHRIDKGVNFMQKLLTKPKEEFMEDIYHAEALISLKWRSSTEILQDYAKNLEQYVNSYVKENNNLMLCYYLQYSFLKMIYNYNLEERHQNVIYDTLEKISGKELHDARPILLNTFNAFLNGTAGNTGEKKKEKRGLFSKLFS from the coding sequence ATGAAACATGTACTTCCTAGGTTCGCAAGACCTATTAAAAGTGAGAACGCCCCGCTTATGGACGTTTCTTACTGGAGCAAGGCTATTGATGCCTACGATGCCAAAGAACATCGAACGGCATTGATTGAGACCATCAACTACATCAATTCAAATGTACTTAAAGGCCATTCTTCCGATAAGGATATTGAGGTCGCTCAAGGACAAGGTTCGGCGGAGATCCGCATTTCCATAACCAAGGACATCTTATCCATTAAAGTCCCTTTTGTAAAAACAACCGAAAAGACCAATAAGATTGCTTTGTTCAGAAGAGTGGCAGAAATCAATTTCAATCCTTTGACATTGGCACAGATTCATCTAAGGAACAATGCGCTTTGGTTTGAATATGAAACACCTATAGAGCTTTGCCAACCCTATAAAGTTTATGACTTGTTAAGGGAAATAAGCGTTTATGCCGATAATTACGATGATGAATTCATAGAAAAATACAACGCTGAGTTCTACAAAGAACCAAGAACGACCCCATTATCCGAAGAGGAGAAAGAAGCTGTTTGGCAGCAAATCAGTGACATTTTGGAGGATTATAACAATTACAGCCTTCTTTTTAAAGAGAAAAGATGGAACGATTTTCAATGGGACATTATCGTGATTTCCTTGCTAAAAATCGTCAATATTCCCTGTGTTCATGGAACACTAAGAACCAAATTGGAAGAATATGTGAACAACCTGTTCAATGGGCAAATCGATTTTAACCATAGGATCGATAAAGGAGTGAACTTTATGCAAAAGCTCCTTACCAAACCCAAAGAGGAGTTTATGGAGGATATATACCATGCCGAAGCATTGATATCCCTCAAATGGCGAAGTTCCACCGAAATTTTGCAGGACTATGCCAAGAACTTGGAGCAATATGTCAATTCTTATGTAAAAGAAAACAACAATTTGATGCTCTGCTATTATCTGCAATATTCCTTTTTAAAAATGATATACAATTACAATTTGGAGGAACGTCACCAAAATGTCATATACGATACCTTGGAAAAAATTTCCGGTAAGGAGCTGCATGATGCCAGGCCAATCTTACTCAATACATTCAATGCCTTTTTGAACGGTACGGCGGGCAATACCGGTGAAAAGAAAAAAGAAAAAAGGGGCCTCTTCTCAAAATTATTCAGCTAA
- the rlmD gene encoding 23S rRNA (uracil(1939)-C(5))-methyltransferase RlmD produces MRKNRRRKTFENVEVIDAGAKGKSVGKAPDGRVIFLTNAVPGDVVDVMTTKKRKAYFEGVATNFHTLSDRRTEPVCQHFGTCGGCKWQHMGYEHQLYFKQKEVENNLKRIGNLELPETTPILGSKEQYFYRNKMEFSFSDSRWLTQKEINSDVDIEDRNALGFHIPGMWDKILDIKKCHLQQDPSNAIRLETKNFANKNGLPFFNPRKQEGLLRTLMIRTSSTGEIMVLIQFFEEDTEKRELLLNHLKETFPEITALLYVINSKGNDTIYDQEVICFAGRDHIFEEMEGLQFKINAKSFYQTNSAQAYELYKVARDFAGLKGDELVYDLYTGTGTIAQFVSKNAKKVVGVESVPEAIEDAKANALHNNISNVDFYVGDMKNVFNDDFIATHGQPDVIITDPPRDGMHKQVVEQLLQVAPPKIVYVSCNSATQARDLALMKEQYKVTKVQPVDMFPQTHHVENVVLLEKRV; encoded by the coding sequence ATGCGTAAAAACAGAAGGAGAAAAACGTTCGAGAACGTAGAGGTTATCGATGCCGGAGCAAAGGGAAAATCCGTGGGCAAGGCCCCTGACGGACGTGTTATTTTTTTGACCAACGCCGTGCCCGGTGATGTGGTGGACGTAATGACCACCAAAAAAAGAAAAGCCTATTTTGAGGGCGTTGCCACCAATTTCCACACCCTTTCCGATAGAAGAACCGAGCCCGTCTGTCAACATTTTGGGACCTGCGGCGGTTGCAAATGGCAACATATGGGCTACGAACACCAACTCTATTTTAAACAAAAAGAGGTGGAAAACAACCTAAAGCGTATTGGCAACCTAGAGCTGCCTGAGACCACTCCTATCCTCGGGTCCAAAGAGCAATATTTTTATAGGAACAAAATGGAATTCTCATTTTCAGATAGCCGCTGGTTGACTCAAAAAGAAATCAATTCGGATGTGGACATAGAGGATAGAAATGCTCTGGGCTTCCATATTCCGGGAATGTGGGACAAGATTTTGGACATTAAAAAATGCCACCTACAGCAAGACCCATCCAACGCAATACGACTGGAAACCAAAAACTTTGCGAACAAAAACGGGCTTCCCTTTTTTAATCCAAGAAAACAGGAAGGACTTTTACGGACCTTGATGATACGCACATCATCGACCGGGGAAATTATGGTACTTATTCAATTCTTTGAAGAGGATACCGAAAAAAGGGAATTGCTCCTAAATCATTTAAAAGAAACTTTTCCGGAGATAACCGCGCTGCTCTATGTCATCAATTCAAAAGGAAACGATACCATTTATGATCAAGAGGTCATCTGCTTTGCAGGTCGAGACCATATTTTTGAAGAAATGGAGGGGCTTCAGTTTAAAATCAATGCAAAATCCTTCTATCAGACCAACTCCGCTCAGGCGTATGAACTTTATAAGGTAGCTAGGGATTTTGCAGGTTTGAAGGGAGACGAACTCGTATACGATTTATACACCGGAACGGGAACCATTGCACAATTTGTCTCGAAAAACGCTAAAAAAGTGGTCGGAGTGGAATCCGTTCCAGAAGCCATTGAAGATGCCAAGGCCAATGCGTTGCACAACAACATCTCCAATGTGGATTTCTATGTGGGTGACATGAAAAATGTGTTCAACGATGATTTTATCGCTACGCATGGCCAACCCGATGTAATCATTACCGACCCTCCGCGGGACGGGATGCACAAACAGGTGGTAGAACAATTGCTCCAAGTGGCACCTCCAAAAATTGTTTACGTAAGTTGTAACAGCGCAACCCAAGCCAGGGATTTGGCACTTATGAAAGAACAATACAAAGTCACCAAAGTGCAGCCCGTGGATATGTTCCCGCAGACACATCACGTTGAAAATGTTGTACTTTTGGAAAAACGGGTATAA
- a CDS encoding S66 peptidase family protein codes for MSKRRSFLKSATALGAAALLHQTSWGNESYAKTKVKPKKLNPGDTIGLVAPGFAIKLEELYLAVDTLQKMGFKTHYTDRIKGNYGYFSNTDEERANDVNEMFANPDIDAILCARGGYGCTRILGMLDYDAIEKNPKALIGFSDITALINTIYKKTGLVGFHGPVGKTLDDEYSQLYFKKVLMEPQETLPIKNAILKDPKQYRNSEYYRYTITPGVAQGELIGGSLTLVTAMIGTPYELDFTDKLVFLEDVEEAPYRMDRMLTQLSEVDSFPKAKGIIFGVCKGCDRKRTTENFTLREVIMDRISPLNIPAVYGMSFGHIPQNSTLPIGINASFNAYKKQLRLLEAAVSQ; via the coding sequence ATGTCCAAAAGAAGAAGTTTTTTAAAGTCTGCCACCGCCCTTGGTGCCGCAGCCCTTTTGCATCAAACTAGTTGGGGCAACGAGTCATATGCCAAAACCAAGGTAAAACCTAAAAAATTGAATCCGGGCGATACTATTGGCCTTGTGGCACCGGGTTTTGCCATCAAATTGGAAGAACTCTACCTAGCCGTGGATACTTTACAAAAAATGGGCTTTAAGACCCATTACACCGACCGTATTAAAGGTAACTACGGTTATTTTAGCAACACCGACGAGGAACGGGCAAACGATGTGAACGAAATGTTCGCCAACCCCGATATCGATGCCATACTCTGTGCCCGTGGCGGATATGGATGTACCCGGATTTTGGGCATGCTGGACTACGACGCTATTGAGAAAAACCCAAAAGCACTGATAGGCTTCAGCGACATTACCGCACTGATCAACACTATTTATAAAAAAACCGGTCTTGTGGGATTCCATGGCCCAGTGGGCAAAACGCTGGACGATGAGTACAGCCAACTCTATTTTAAAAAGGTTTTGATGGAGCCACAAGAGACCCTGCCCATTAAAAATGCCATTTTAAAGGACCCAAAACAATACCGCAATAGCGAATACTACCGCTACACCATTACCCCCGGCGTTGCACAAGGAGAGCTCATTGGAGGTAGTTTGACCTTGGTGACCGCCATGATCGGCACCCCTTACGAACTTGATTTTACGGATAAACTTGTTTTTCTGGAAGATGTGGAAGAAGCTCCCTATCGGATGGACCGCATGTTGACACAACTTTCCGAAGTGGATAGTTTTCCAAAGGCCAAAGGGATCATCTTTGGGGTGTGCAAAGGGTGCGACCGTAAACGAACCACCGAAAACTTTACGTTGAGGGAAGTAATCATGGACAGAATTTCACCTTTGAACATACCTGCGGTATATGGGATGAGCTTTGGACATATTCCCCAAAACTCAACCCTTCCAATAGGCATAAATGCCAGTTTTAACGCCTATAAAAAACAGCTTCGTTTACTCGAGGCCGCTGTAAGTCAATAA
- the rocD gene encoding ornithine--oxo-acid transaminase — protein MAVLEHLTSQQAIDLENKYGAHNYHPLPVVLSRGEGVYVWDVEGKKYYDFLSAYSAVNQGHCHPKIVGAMVEQARTLTLTSRAFYNDMLGKYEKYAAETFGFDKLLPMNTGAEAVETALKICRRWAYQKKGIPENQAKIIVCENNFHGRTTTIISFSNDEVARENYGPYTEGFVKIEYDNLTSLENALKSNPHVAGFLVEPIQGEAGVYVPSDGYLKEAKALCEKYNVLFIADEVQTGIARTGKMLAVDHENVKPDILILGKALSGGVYPVSGVLANDHIMEVITPGSHGSTFGGNPVAAAVSTAALEVIKEENLAQNAEELGELFREELNKFIPSCDLVVKVRGKGLLNAIVINDTEDSSTAWDICMALKENGLLAKPTHGNIIRFAPPLVMNREQLMDCASIIIKTLDEFSK, from the coding sequence ATGGCTGTTTTAGAGCATTTAACATCGCAGCAAGCGATAGATTTGGAAAACAAGTACGGAGCGCACAACTATCACCCGTTACCCGTGGTTTTGAGCAGGGGCGAGGGCGTGTATGTGTGGGATGTGGAAGGAAAAAAATACTACGATTTTCTTTCCGCGTATTCTGCCGTGAATCAGGGACATTGTCACCCAAAAATTGTGGGGGCCATGGTGGAGCAGGCAAGAACATTGACGTTGACTTCCCGCGCATTTTACAACGATATGTTGGGCAAATATGAGAAATATGCGGCGGAAACTTTTGGTTTTGATAAGTTGTTGCCCATGAACACTGGGGCAGAAGCTGTAGAGACCGCCTTGAAAATCTGTAGAAGATGGGCCTACCAAAAGAAAGGTATCCCCGAGAACCAAGCGAAAATAATCGTATGTGAAAATAATTTTCATGGAAGGACCACCACCATTATTTCTTTTTCGAATGATGAAGTGGCTCGTGAGAATTATGGTCCGTATACCGAAGGATTTGTAAAAATCGAGTATGATAATTTGACAAGTTTGGAGAATGCACTAAAAAGTAATCCGCACGTTGCAGGGTTCTTGGTGGAACCCATTCAAGGGGAAGCGGGCGTTTATGTGCCTTCAGATGGATACTTAAAAGAGGCAAAGGCCCTTTGTGAAAAATATAATGTGCTTTTTATTGCTGATGAAGTACAAACTGGTATAGCAAGAACCGGTAAGATGCTGGCCGTTGACCATGAAAATGTAAAACCTGATATTTTAATTTTGGGCAAGGCGCTTTCAGGCGGGGTTTATCCAGTTTCCGGAGTTTTGGCCAATGATCATATTATGGAAGTAATTACGCCGGGAAGCCATGGAAGTACTTTTGGGGGCAATCCGGTAGCTGCTGCAGTAAGCACTGCCGCTTTGGAGGTTATCAAAGAAGAAAATTTGGCACAGAATGCAGAGGAATTGGGCGAACTGTTCCGCGAGGAGCTGAACAAGTTTATCCCTTCCTGCGATTTGGTAGTCAAGGTGAGGGGCAAAGGATTGTTGAATGCTATTGTGATCAACGATACAGAAGATAGTTCCACGGCGTGGGACATTTGTATGGCGCTAAAGGAGAATGGACTTCTTGCCAAACCAACACATGGAAATATTATCCGTTTTGCACCACCTTTGGTGATGAACCGGGAGCAACTGATGGATTGCGCGTCCATTATTATTAAAACCCTGGATGAATTTTCTAAGTAG
- a CDS encoding carboxypeptidase-like regulatory domain-containing protein has translation MLSRTPSLISTIQFRTPFLCIICILAMLVPKETFAFQQNDTVADYNEYSGEVKEASSNKSLVFATLTVEGTNISTITNTEGNFLLKVPKEHIGKNLVVSFLGYKTKTVPISSLAREDNEISLEVSVTQLSEININAPKDALALVKETLKNRDENYFQDPSLMTAFYRETIKRRRKNVSLAEAVVNVYKTPYNIVREDAVELYKARKSTDYSKLDTVALKLQGGPYNTLYVDMMKYPEYIFSEESLTNYKFTFDRSTRTNDRLIYVIRFNQYEGILEPLYQGELYIDVENKILTGAIFSLNITDRDQAAQLFVRRKPAKVDVWPTEVSYRVDYREKNGKWHYGYSSVFMEFKVDWADKWFNSQYSMTAEMAITDWETVGKDERPKYRQRIRKSIILSDEASGFSDPDFWGEYNIIEPEKSIESAIRKIQRQLRRDERNSE, from the coding sequence ATGTTATCGAGAACCCCATCATTAATTTCAACCATACAATTTAGGACGCCATTTCTGTGTATCATTTGCATCTTGGCCATGTTGGTCCCGAAGGAAACCTTTGCATTTCAGCAAAATGACACTGTTGCTGACTACAATGAGTACAGTGGAGAGGTAAAGGAGGCATCTAGCAATAAATCCTTGGTCTTTGCCACCCTTACCGTGGAAGGAACAAACATCAGCACCATTACCAACACCGAAGGCAATTTTCTTTTAAAGGTGCCCAAAGAGCATATCGGTAAAAATTTGGTCGTCTCCTTCTTGGGCTATAAGACCAAAACGGTGCCCATTTCCAGTTTGGCACGTGAGGACAACGAAATCTCTTTGGAAGTTTCGGTGACACAACTTTCGGAAATAAACATCAATGCGCCCAAGGATGCGTTGGCACTGGTAAAGGAGACATTAAAGAACAGGGACGAAAACTACTTTCAAGATCCCTCCCTAATGACCGCATTTTATAGGGAAACCATAAAAAGGCGCAGAAAGAACGTCTCCTTGGCCGAAGCAGTGGTGAACGTATACAAAACGCCCTACAATATTGTCAGGGAAGATGCCGTTGAGCTCTACAAGGCCAGAAAAAGCACGGACTACAGTAAGTTGGACACCGTAGCGCTGAAACTGCAAGGAGGGCCGTACAATACCCTTTATGTGGATATGATGAAATATCCCGAGTACATCTTTTCCGAAGAATCCCTTACCAATTACAAGTTTACCTTCGACCGTTCCACAAGGACCAACGACAGATTGATATATGTTATCAGATTCAACCAGTATGAAGGGATTTTGGAGCCATTGTACCAGGGCGAGCTTTATATTGATGTTGAGAACAAAATACTTACAGGCGCCATTTTTTCATTGAACATTACCGACAGGGACCAGGCCGCACAGCTCTTTGTACGTAGAAAACCTGCCAAAGTGGATGTCTGGCCCACCGAAGTATCCTATCGGGTAGATTACCGCGAAAAAAATGGCAAATGGCATTACGGCTACAGCAGTGTTTTTATGGAATTCAAAGTGGATTGGGCCGATAAATGGTTCAACTCACAATACAGCATGACGGCTGAAATGGCCATCACCGATTGGGAGACCGTCGGCAAGGACGAAAGACCAAAGTATCGACAACGCATCCGAAAATCGATTATTCTGAGCGATGAGGCTTCGGGATTTTCCGACCCTGACTTTTGGGGCGAGTACAACATTATCGAACCCGAAAAGTCCATTGAATCCGCCATAAGAAAAATCCAACGACAATTAAGGCGAGACGAAAGAAACAGCGAATAG